DNA sequence from the Pirellulales bacterium genome:
CTACCACGACCTCTATCACTTTCACAATGGCGCACGAAATTCGCCCATGGTGGACGATAACCGTGTTTACCTGTTTGGCATCGAGGGAATGCTGCATTGCCTGCAAGTTGCCGACGGCAAGCCGCTTTGGACGGTGAACACGACGGTTGAATTCGGCGTCGTGCAGAATTTTTTTGGCGTCGGTTGCTCGCCCGTCGTTGAAGGCGATTTGCTGATCGTGCAAATCGGCGGTAGCCCGCCGCATAGCCCCGAGATGCGCAGCGGTCGTACGACGGGAAACGGCAGTGGCATCGTAGCGTTCAACAAATACACGGGAAAAGTCGTTTACAAAATCACTGATGAATTGGCGAGCTATTCTAGCCCCGTGCTGACGACGATCGAGAATCGCCGGTGGTGCTTTGTTTTTGCTCGCGGCGGACTGGTCGGCTTTGAACCACAGAGCGGCAAGGTCGACTTTCATTATCCGTGGCGGGCGAAGGTGATCGACAGTGTTAACGCCTGCAATCCCGTGGTTGTCGGCGATAAAGTATTCATTTCCGAAGCCTATGACGTAAAACGTGGCGCTTCGCTGTTGCGGGTTTTCCCCGGCGGCTACGACGTGCTTTGGACCGATGCGGGACGACGCGACAAGATACTACAATCACATTTTATCACTCCGGTCCAGCACGAAGGATTTCTTTACGGTTGCAGCAGTTCGGCACTTGCCAGTGGAGCCGAATTGCGATGCGTCGATTGGGCAAGCGGCAAAATCATGTGGAGTGAAACCAGTTTGCCCCGGACGTCGCTATTGTACGCGGACGGTCATTTTGTCTGCCTGAGCGAAGATGGCACGTTGCGATTGATAAAGGCCAATCCACTGCGATATGAACCGATTGGGGAAGCCACTCTCCGCGATTCGGCAGATGTTAGTGGCGCGCAGTTGCTCAAGCATCCGGCATGGGCTGCGCCGATATTGTCGCACGGTTTGTTGTACGTTCGCGGGGCCAATCGTCTCGTCTGTTTGGAACTGATTCCTGAAAGGTGAACCCCCATCGTGTCCATTGCCTCACAATGAGCGATCAAACAACCACCTTGTCCGACCTGCGCACTCTGATGTTCGACTTTGTGGCTCGTCGGAATTGGCAGCAATTTCATTCGCCGAAAAACTTGTCGATGTCGCTGGCGATCGAGGCGGCGGAGTTGATGGAGCACTTTCAATGGCTGACGGTCGATGAATCGCGGGCCGTCGCCGATCAGCCGCAAAAGCTGGCGGACGTCGGCGAAGAATTGGCCGATGTGCTCTGCTATGCTCTGGCGCTGGCGAATGAATTGCAGCTGGACGTATCTCAAATCGTTCGTGGCAAGATGGTTAAGAACGAATTGAAATATCCTGCCGACGAATACCGCGGGCGATTCAACTAGGAATATTTCCAGTCGTCCAACTGCCATCGATCAGTCGCCAAGCCTTCCCGCTGGGGCTCTTGTCTCGCAAGAGCGGCGGTAGGCGAATTGGGCGGACGTTATCGTAGCAGTGCAGCGCGGCGAAACGGCGCATCGAAGCAGGGATGCCGACGGCAGTGAAGCCCGGGTGGCCGGTGGCAGGATATGGGCCGCCGTGATTCATCGCCGTGGAAACGGCAACACCGGTGGGCATTTTGTCGTTCAGCAGTCGTCCGACGCGTTGGCGTAAGTACGGCTCGATTTGAGAATAGATCGAATCATCTTCGCCGTTTGTCGCCGAATAAATGCATCCGGTAAGATTGCCTTCCAGTTGATCGAGTGCGGCAACCAGTTCCTCGACACCATCGGCAACAACGATTAGCGACTCGTTTCCAAACGCTTCGGCTTGTAACGCTTCGGCGTTTACGCGAAATTTACTCGCCGGCACTCTTAACAGCGTATTCGCGTAGCTGTAACCTCGGCCACCGCCAGATGTTGCGCCGGCGACGACTTGAGCTCCCGCGGATTGCAATTTTGAAATTGAATTGCCGAGCGACTTTGCCGCGCGGCCGGAAAGTAGCGTGCCGACCGGGGCCGCTTGAAATCGCTTTGCAACGTTGGCAATAAACTTATCCGTCTCCAGGCCATCCAGCAGCAGCACCAAACCGGGATTCGTGCAAAATTGTCCCACGCCCATTAAACAACTAGTCGAA
Encoded proteins:
- a CDS encoding PQQ-binding-like beta-propeller repeat protein, with the translated sequence MAIIAWLATIGAAQCTLASDLPAIDPALRGRPDGYVERLATDLGTRKQGADWPTFLGPTHNSVSTETGILTDWPERGPRIVWTQPLGNSYSAPVVGRGRLFLSHAFENTTRLACFNSETGEELWKFEYPIDYHDLYHFHNGARNSPMVDDNRVYLFGIEGMLHCLQVADGKPLWTVNTTVEFGVVQNFFGVGCSPVVEGDLLIVQIGGSPPHSPEMRSGRTTGNGSGIVAFNKYTGKVVYKITDELASYSSPVLTTIENRRWCFVFARGGLVGFEPQSGKVDFHYPWRAKVIDSVNACNPVVVGDKVFISEAYDVKRGASLLRVFPGGYDVLWTDAGRRDKILQSHFITPVQHEGFLYGCSSSALASGAELRCVDWASGKIMWSETSLPRTSLLYADGHFVCLSEDGTLRLIKANPLRYEPIGEATLRDSADVSGAQLLKHPAWAAPILSHGLLYVRGANRLVCLELIPER
- a CDS encoding nucleotide pyrophosphohydrolase, which codes for MSDQTTTLSDLRTLMFDFVARRNWQQFHSPKNLSMSLAIEAAELMEHFQWLTVDESRAVADQPQKLADVGEELADVLCYALALANELQLDVSQIVRGKMVKNELKYPADEYRGRFN